Genomic window (Ananas comosus cultivar F153 linkage group 16, ASM154086v1, whole genome shotgun sequence):
CTTCCTCGGAGTATCTTATTGTTGCGACCGCGGCACCGGTCATCGGAAATGTGTATGCCCACCAAGCAAGTGAGAACCTGTTGAacacagagagaaagagatcagACATGAGGAGTCCTCTTTACGAAAGTAGCAATTCAAAATGCGTAAATCTTCGGAAAGAATCGAGATAACTACCTGAAGCCTCGAAAGAAGTTTATCCGCACGGCCTGCGAAGAGAGGAGACATTCGACGAATTAGATACAAATCTTTCGAGGATTGGTAGAACTCACAAAActtgttctttgttttttttttcattccaattttcGAACATGTAACTTGATCAAGGTTGAAGAGAGGATCTCACCAGTGACATGTAGAGGAACAAAGCAATGTAGTACGCGATTCGCGCCCCGTAATCGAAGTCTCCTTGGATCTTCGCCCAAGCCATGGAAGCGACGCTCGGCGGCGCCACGAATAGGAAGAAAACCGGATGGAGCTCCTTTGGAAGAGTGAGATTTGTAGGGAGCCTCTGATAAAGAGTTACAAACAGTACAATGTAGTGAGCCAATCCGACCGCGAAGAAGAAGATCGGCCCTTCTTTGAGCCCCATCGATGCGCCCAACAACGCGCCGACAAAGTTGCCTATGATCGCTAAGTGGTTCGTCGGATTCGCCACCTTCGAGAGCCTCCTTTGGCCGCCGGACATCCACTGGCCATAAATTTTCAGTTCCAGGCAAAAGATTGGAGCCATGAGGACATACCTGTCGAgcatagaaaaatattaaaacatcgTTCTCTGGCtagcagcttaagcttttagagaaaaaaaacgGTTGTTGTAGCGGTACCAGAGAGGGGCTGGAAGGTTGACAGCAACGGATGGCGGAACTCCCATGGCTAAGAAGAGGCAGGCGATCCAGGGGGCGAAGAAGAAGTTGACGCGGACGGGGTGGTAGTACTCCCGCCGGACCGCTTCGTAGTAGAAGATGACTTTCAAGGAGTAGATGAGGGAGATGAGTCCCATCAGTGCAAGGGAGATGAACCACAGGACTAGATTCGCGGCCGGGCTCACGCGGAGGAAGGTCATGGAGGGGGATGTTGCCAGTGTTTTCCACAGAATGGCCTGGCTGCTGACCCCGAGGCAGATTCCGAAAGCGTTTACCGGGAATCGCAGAAGGAAGGGCCACTTCTTGTCCTCTGGCAGAACAGACACTTCTGTTGCCTGCAGTGCAGATCAATCAAGATGCATTCTGCTGTCAGTACAAGCATGCCAACCAGAACAAACATACTCTATCATTTCAGAAAAGATGCCGTTTTCGCATCATCTTTAGTAATTGAAATCGAGATCAAACTTCAGTAACTCAATTTGTAACCGTTGGCGGAGATCGTCTTACCCTTAAAGTGTCCAATTCAGGCCCTTCCAAGGCATCGAAATAGCGTTCCACGGCCGGAACAGCGTCGGTCTGGGCAGCACCATGAGAGGAATTGGCCTCCaaatcctcttcttcttctacctctTGGGGCTTCCCGCGCAAATTCGACAGCTGCCTCTCGAGCCTCCCCGACCACGTCTTAAAAGGATCGAATCGTTTGTCCCGCACACTGTCACTCCTCGGCACTCTTCTCGGGCCCTCGATCACAGGCATAGGCTGAGAATGATACTTCCCTTGTTCAGGCGGTTGAGAGCTCACGCCGTTA
Coding sequences:
- the LOC109721874 gene encoding S-type anion channel SLAH2-like → MEKKDLQVELGTKECFEEALPPVLKLVSSQTVAGFDCVGYANGKNDQSQTATNYTSQEETLVHEPGTEVADTRGQDIVINLPELSSPIQMANHSRPFSLSFSLPSSPSGLHIGQTKTVIYTDKDKANAANGVSSQPPEQGKYHSQPMPVIEGPRRVPRSDSVRDKRFDPFKTWSGRLERQLSNLRGKPQEVEEEEDLEANSSHGAAQTDAVPAVERYFDALEGPELDTLRATEVSVLPEDKKWPFLLRFPVNAFGICLGVSSQAILWKTLATSPSMTFLRVSPAANLVLWFISLALMGLISLIYSLKVIFYYEAVRREYYHPVRVNFFFAPWIACLFLAMGVPPSVAVNLPAPLWYVLMAPIFCLELKIYGQWMSGGQRRLSKVANPTNHLAIIGNFVGALLGASMGLKEGPIFFFAVGLAHYIVLFVTLYQRLPTNLTLPKELHPVFFLFVAPPSVASMAWAKIQGDFDYGARIAYYIALFLYMSLAVRINFFRGFRFSLAWWAYTFPMTGAAVATIRYSEEVANVFTHALSIGLSAISTFTVTALLVTTIIHAFVLGNLFPNDISIAITQKRPKFSKMLAHLRSSSADMKDLDSSAPRVSQEY